Sequence from the Fundulus heteroclitus isolate FHET01 chromosome 7, MU-UCD_Fhet_4.1, whole genome shotgun sequence genome:
TTGCTTTAATGTAAAAGCACGTATGTATGAAAGGCAAACTGGCTTAATTTCACCCTTTATCAGAGCTGCCAACAGCTAGCAGCCCTCCCTGCCACCGGTGAGATTTAGTCAGCCAAAATGTTGACTTTGACGGCAGACAGGGATCCATTAAATAGTTTAATAAAAGTCATGTGAATTGGCCCCATCCTGGGGTCTGGGGTGAAAATTAAAGGCTGAAGCTGAAATACGATCCTACTTGACCTACTTTGCAAGTACCGAAAACCCAACCAGGACAGAGGAAAACACACTTAAAGTCTTCTCTGCTCACTCAGCACATTCTGAAATGCAGCAAATAGTTTCAAACTACCAACTCTGCCGTGCCGGGTAAAGATCAATATGCTGTGAAATGCCTCAGACCTTCTCTCAGTTGTGCTTGCTTTTACCATGCTCTGATGGGCTTCACAAATATACTAACCTATAAGTCAAACTTGCCTTGTGGCCTTTGTTCAACTCACCATTTTTGGCTGCTTCTTTGTTCCTCAGGTGAGGTGGAATGTAGCGtcctggggagaaaaaaataagaaataaaccgGTAAACAAACTGCAATTGAGCTTTAAAAAGCAGATGAACCACCTTTGCCTTGAAGAAAGAGAGACTCTGTATTAGAAGTTACCCTTTTTATAGCGATAGTTTGCTAAAACGTACATAAACCCCAATTATTATAactagtacaaaaaaaaaattttttagcCCAACTTTCACTTAGAAACTACCCTAGGGATGCCTGGTCATGAATCAATTCCCTGACTGCCCTCATTAACATTCAGTTCTAGATGCCAAGTAGAGCCATTTATTTACATCATGTGTTCTAGACtcttaaaaagaagaaaaaatatgtttaagtcTAATTTCGGATCAACATAGTTGTTACTTACTGCCAGTTCCTCCGCCTTGACCGTCAGGGTTTAAGTCTAGGGCAGCGAGCTACaggtgagggaaaaaaagggagattagaaacaaaaaaataccctCTGCCATCAAATTGTTTTGCCATTGTGAGGTTTAAAAACCTCTGATATGGAGTTAATCTGAGCCACGAGCGCCttccttttattttaacttcCAAATTTCTGCCGGGTGATGCATTTTAACCGCTTAAATAGTGCCATGTAAAGTTTCCAGATGAGGCAAGCTGGTGAAGCCACATTATGTACATTTTGCTGACCAACCCCATGCTTGTTGAAAACACTGACTGCTAAGAGATCACATTATGCGGCTTGGGAAGGGTTAACACAACCGCCGCCTTCATGGAGATCAAAATATCTGATTAATTCAAGTGAAGCTGTCATTTTATAACAATGTACAAGTCAGGccagcttgtttttattttatgaaaaaaaaaactcccattaTGCAACATTTCCGCAATTTAAATGGAAAACGGGACAACAAGAACAACAATGACGAAAGTGTTTACTGCTCAACCGATACGTCGTTTCTAAGAAACAAACACGTTTAACGACTTCCGCCTTTTTAACGTCACCaaacagtcaaaaaaaaaaaaaaaagagctcaaGTAACGAATGTGGGTCAATGTTGGTCACACGGCGTCCATTAAACGCCAGAGTGCGACACACCGTGTTAAATAATCGGACAAAAGTTTgaccaaaaatgtttaaaacgatttaaaaaggtttaccAACGGACGCACTTGTGTTAATAGTGGGGAAATGTACTAATAAAGCTTGTGGAGAACCACAAATCGTAAAAACCGCGATGCGAACATTTCTTCCTGCGCCACGTTTCAGGCTGAGCAGGCCTCGCTAGCTGCGCAGCTCCGGCCGCCGAGAAGAATGCCGGCCGGGTGCAAAATGACAGCTAACCGAGTAGTTTTCCACTGCCGTGGAAACCAAGGCCTCGTTCTTCGAGGCCTTAGTTGTTTAAATTTCAATACGCATTCGGTTCGAAGTTGAAAAGCTAAAAGTGTCCAAACAAAAGTGAGGGCGACGGCAGTCGGCGAGCTGGCTGGCACAGCGGAACAACGAGTTCCGCCATCACAATCCTCTTCCACAGCCACTCCGAGCCTCCATTTTAGCAACCGCGGCGTTAGCTTAGCCCGGCTAGCCCCCCCCTTTTTCGCCGTCGACACTAAACACgtaacaggacaaaaaaatctttaactTCATTAAAGAAACAAGAACAAGTTCAAACCACTTACCTGCTGATCTAGACCGTGTGGATTATCAACGACCACATGACTCATAACTAAAGAGAATAGTGGGGGATTATTGCTGGAGAGAAACAATTTTCTTTGTTAGCGCCACCGGCTGATCTCGAACGGCAAAATTAGCTATTCCTTTTCAGTACAAATTACCACAGATAAACGTTAAACAATATAGACGCGTTGgtttactttaaataaataaaaaaaagttacaatatAAACTTTCGGTTCTGTTTCCAAATGAAAAGACTAATGCGGAGCAGTTGAGCTGAAACCCCTTCCCGACAGGCTGGACCGTGGCGGAATGAGACCGAGTGTTCAGGTAGCGCGAGATATCACCTCTGCAACCTCAGAACTGTGGTCTGCAGACTAAATATCGCGATGCTTCTGCATATctgggagagagaaaaaaaaagcagaacatgTAACTGGTTTTTCGAACCGTATACATGTCTTGATACGACCTGGACCTGAATATTTGCCATACTTTTACTGTTTTCCGCCTCAATACAGCCATGTTAAAGGATAAACAATGAAGTGTTACAACTTCAACACACATTTTATAGTTTAGGAGATTATAATTATACTTAAAATAAAGCTAGAGGCCAAgcttttcaataaaattaatcaaaattaattcagtttatGATCAATAGAAGACCATGTTATGGTAAGGTTGCCTGTTTGTCAGATATTTTTATGTCAATATTCCTGTAAATTCCTCCTTTACACATTATAACTGGTgatgcaccgatatgaaaaTTTGGGCCGGTGTTGATATCCAATTTTAACATTGCTTTTATGTCCGATTATTTACCGTTATTTACcgatgtttgtttgtgtatatttacgTTTCTGTGATGGTCAACTTTTGTACGGTACAAAAGTTGACCATCACAGTTGTTGgagacccctggtttaaacgCTCAAGACTGACTGAAACTCATGACCTGCATGAAGGACCAAAAAGGACAGAAAAGTGGACTTCATTTCAGACGTGTGACATTAAATAATGGTACAAAAGTTTGTACCGACTGAAAACTATGCTAACGGGATTTTTGTTATAGTTATAGTATAGACTTACACGctgttttaatattattttttattttgtttaattttttaaatctctactttatttaaaaacaccctcAATCCTGGCAGCAatgcatcactgtcacatgaCCGAACAAAAAGTGTGACCAACCCCCTCCCCCTCTTGAAACACAGGCACAAAGGgcaactagatggaaataaacatcggtTGCAAATACcagcccagttttacttatcagACCGAtacaatatgttaaaaaattacTGTTAGCTGATGCTGATGTTATTGCCAATGTATCGTGCATCCCTAATTATAACTATAGTAAATCATTTAAGGTGCATGTGACAACACTGCTTGGATTGCAGAAAGTTACATTTAGTAATATCAAAGTCATGGAAGCAGTTTGTGAAGAAAACCAGGCCAGACTATGATGGCCAAATTCCATTATAAATGATTTGCCGTGATCATTTCTGGGAAGGTTCTCATCCAAACCTTGTGGTCTGGCCACGCATTCCATTCAGATGAGTCCCAACAATATTACCTGCAGAACTGGGGTGAGCCCCTTCTTCCACTGAAAAAGATTACCTGCAGAAAGATGTCTAAAGAGCTCAGTCCTTCCAGTTAACCCCAAAATGCATTCACCTGCAGTACGCCGTACGCTGTAACCATCATAAAGGTCAGCACTACAACATGTGGAAATCACATAATTACTTAAGGGCGATGCAAGAAAATATTGCATCTCCAGTACCTTACAAATGTATTTACaaacgtatttatttattttatcttcttttatcttttttttttagttacaaCCACACACCTCAAACTATtatattgggattttatctgaTGCTGTCGTCACAGTGTTTCACGATGGAGATGGTGTGCCCCTGGTGATACTTACTGCTTCCCTCTTGCTGCTCTTTCATGCCTGAAAGACCTAAAAACTGATCACATAGAGAGAGAATTAAAATCAAATAGGAATATAAACTGATTCCAAGAGTTTGTAAAGCTCTGAAGGCCATCATTTCCTTCAGCGACAGGAGTCTGTCATGGCTTGGGAGTAAACTGGGACCAATCCTAGGTCAGATACTGAAGGTTAAACCTTTCACAACTGGTTTACCTGTTTTGTTATGTCATCATAGtacttaaaaatgtaaggaGACGTCATAGCTACCactgctttgtttctttttttattcggaaaaaaatatatatgtaaatcTTATGCGTGCATTTTTCCCCCTACATATATTGTAAGTTTCTGGATTGCCATTAACTATGTTGTGTCTCGGTTTAGTTGAAAAAGATGATTTAATAGCAGAGTAAGTTGAATttatccccccctcccccgtctgtctgtctgtctgtctgtctgtctatctgttGTTTCTCAGCCAGCTTCCTCGCTGCCTGCTCTAATCGTTTAACCCGCAGTGCTGCAGAGACCAGAGGAGGCCATATGTTGTTGGGGATAAGACACGCCAACTGTTATTAGGTCCAGGGCAGCAGGTTAACCCGTGACGGATTCAGACAGGGGGTGCAGAAAGCATTGGCTGATGCTTAAGGAATGTGGCGCCTTTAAGAAATTACTCTCTGTGTAGTTGATGTTTAGAGGGATTGTCATTAGTCCCCCCACACTGTTTATATATGACTATTTAAACTTCTTCCTGCTTTGGCTATTTCCTAATATCTTGCGAACTCCCCAAAAAGGGGGACAAAAGCCAAAAGTTTGTCCCTTTTTAGTGCTACTTCATATAAGACAAAGACAAGCGGAGTGAATACACATACAGTTTGCAGatgatggtttcatttattaggGGAAAACTAACTTCATCCTATGTGGAAATAAAGGCCCCCCCCTCTTGTTCAATCCCAAACAAACTGTGATTAAGTACATTTTCTTCCCCTCAGTTTCACTAACCACACCCTGATTGGATTACTGCCTGACCTGTAGAACCAACAAATCCTTttaacagaacctgtctgacaacatcaAGTACGCTATAGAtcccaaaaaacaacacatcatgTCCCGATCTGAAGAAGTGCAAGACTTGATGAGAAACTCAGTTCTGCACAatatcatattatatatatatatatatatatatatatatatatatatatatatatatatatttatatatatatatatatatatatatatagatagatagatagatagatagatagatagatagatagatagatagatagatagatatagatatatatagatagatatagatatatatagatagatatagatatagatatctgGTCCTCAAACAGCAAACAggtacatacacacacagatgctggtcatataattacaatatataaaaaaaagtttatttaaaagtgaaacttgtatattatattcattcattacacatagCCTGATATATTTCACGTgttcatttcttttaatttggaTGATTTTAACTGACTAccattatatgaccagcacctgtcaTAAATTTAATTGTGCcaactttcttttttgcagctccaccacataaaataagatatgtGGTGGTCATATAATAGCCAAGAGGAATTAATGCTATTGCAAAGCACCATATATGTCAAAACCTGAGCCTGGTGAACTGATCTCTAGACATTCCAGATGTGTCCGTGTGTGCAAAGTTGCAGTTCCTAGTAAAAGTATCCATCCACCCCGTCTCTTCTCTGCTTCGCTGTGTATGCTTCGCAGGGGGTTTAGGCACCAGGTGGAGATACATGCTTTTCAGAAGTTCTTTACAACTAAAGATCTGTATCATTTCCATCTATGTTCACCTGTTTTACTCTGCTACCCATGAATAAACACCCACTGCATCCAGCTGCCTTCTGATGTCACCTTGTCAGTTAGCCTGTGTGTAATCACAGCTCAGCAACCAGAACTCGGTCCAATCCATCCTGTCGAAATGGGAAAAGGATGGCACAACTGCGAACCTACCAAAAACTGTCCGTCCGCCTAAACTGACGGGCCAGGCAAGGACAACAGCAAGAGAGAAGCAGGCAGGAGGCCGGACtaaggtaactctggaggagctgcagggatatGGGCCGACTGTCGCTCGCTGGGTTAAGTTCCAGCCTCCCcctgtcacatgtcgatgtgcccctgggcaaggcacttaaccccaagttgcctaccgatctgAGTAtgggtgtatgaatgtgtgcgcgaTAGTGagtgggtgaatgtggctccagtcaggggtcaccaacctttatGAAACGGAGAGCTACTTCACTGGTGCTGTGTCATAGGAAGGGATACCAGTGCTGACCTCTGAACtcgaagagtcagagttcaccttaacctTATGTagagtaaatacatttttcatgcttcgatatagatattgtcattttaaatctatacaAATggaagtgtgaataaacaggaagagtgactgaataaaataaagctttagatgcagctcactggcgggttgtgctgttttgtagaacaggctcatgggccccacatgtggtcctcttgggctacttggtgcccgcgggccccgtgttggtgacccctgatctagtgTACAGTGCTTAAAGTGGTCAGTATGAGTGGAAATTCATTTTACATTTATCCATTAATAAATGGCCGTCTGTCGCTGCTACTTTAAGTGATCCATTTGATGCAGATGTTCTCCTTGAAGCATCGGCGTGCGCTGAGTCACCTTCTGTTAGTCATTTATCGAAACACAATGTGTCCGTGTAAACAGTTGGAGCTCAAAGGAGCACCTCCCCTGTGCGAAAAATGCTGCTCCGTCGGACAAGGAAACCGAGGGTGTGAGGCCAGCGACATTCCTCCGTAAACTCCGGTTTGCGTTTTAAAATCAAATCCTCGTTTCAAGCCTTCTCTCTAAGATTCGAATCTATTCAAGGTTGGAAAACATTTCCCCCGGAAATAAAGATTTCAGGGAAAATAGGTTTGAacgcagctcaatgggaagagTATCCGTCTTGCATAaaggtttgattccagcttcctacCTCCACATGCTGACATgctcctgggcaaggcacttaattGACCCCATAGCGTCTACTGATCTGGgcatcggtgtatgaatgtgtgagtGTGACTGGGTGAACGAGGCTCTAGTGTAAAGTGCGTTGAGTGGTCATGTGACCAAAAAGGCACCACAGAAAATCCAGCCTTCTTATTTACCACCAAAGCTGTTTACCTGTGACGTCTGTGGCTCTTTGCTTTTCACCTGTGGAACAAAGTTAATGGCGCCATCTGCTGGGCAGATCAGCGCATCTAATTGAAAGCAGAGAAGGATTTGCTAATTTTTATTGATGgagaaatagatttttaaatggATCATTTTATGTTTCCATGTTATTTACGCTCCCTAAACGCTTCAGATGCGGCCTCGTATAAACGTTGCATCACTTCCACCCCGGCTTTTCAAGATGTCCCCACCATGACCTCTGGTCTGCTCAGACCTTCAACACATCTATCAGAGATGATCTTCTTCTGATCACatgctgttgttttaaacacGTCAATACATGTCGGCGTTGTTTAAAGTAActtatctttttttcctttttaatgtagaaatccTGAAAGCGTCTCAAATAAACGATCATGGAGTAGTAAGGAGGGGAAAAAGGCGTCAAGCTTTGTAAGcctgttttcatttctttagaTTCCATGTTGGTAACCCTGATAATGAGAGGACAGCTCCTAGCCagggagactttttttttttatccatgggGATGAAATACTCTTCCTGACTGGGTGTCTACTGTGACACAGCCACACGCTCTCCAAGTTTGTCTCTGGATTCCGTCAGCTCCAGGGAGCAGCTGAGTTCAAGAGAAAAGAGAATTTCAAGACCTGGAAACAAGCTGCCCTGCCTAATTCAAACGCAGTTAAGAGATTTGGATTGTTTTCTACAATTACATGCCGTTCAAATCACTTGAATTCAATTTGTATAAAATCAAACTGAACTTATTGTTCCTGCCAATGTTTGTGTTCTCCTGCCCAATGCTGCTGATGCTTTTTCTGCTGTACCAAACAATTTTATCCAGCACATTTGTCTTCATTGTAGGAATGAAAgtattctttgtcttttttatgtccACTATAACGGACggcataaaataataaaatatcctAAAAACAGGCCCAATAGTGTTGGCTTGTCCTGCTTCCTGGAAAATCCTTAATTAACATCAAACGCTTATTTGCTATTTGGAACCTGAGTAGATTGGTTCTTTTCGTTTTTGATaggaaatattttcaaaataaaatgaagagggTTAAAATAAGAAGTATTTAATGAGCCtactatgaaaataaataattttgatatttttttattatactttgTCGATTTTTGTATCCCAAACTAATCAAAGTTAAGCATCTGcttaatgataaaataaatgggtttggttttgatttagacccaggggtcaccaacctttctgAAACACAGCTACTTTATTAGTGTtgtcatacaaagggctaccagtactgacctttgagtatgtaaaattaatacatttttcttgcATCATTAtagatattgtaatttttaaacctacctaaatgcaagtgtgattaaacaagaagagtaacagaataaaataaagttttggtgatggattgtgtttttttttttttttaagaacataCACCAAACGTGGAACTCGAGGGCTACTTGGTGGCcagcgggcaccatgttggagACCCCTGGTTTAAATGGTCAAGACTGACTGAAACTCATGACCTGCATGAATGACCAAAAAGGACTGAATAATGGACTTCATTTCAGACGTGTGACATTAAATAACGGAGCGTCTGGATTACTAATAGCTAGTCTCCTGGGTTCATAGGGAAGGCTGCCGTAAAGCAGGAATCCTGCTGATGTAtttcataagaaaaaaaaatgttaatagaAGCAGCAATGAATGAACATCCCAGTTAAAGACCCAACATAACACAATTCAAAACTAGAAAATCTCTAAATAAAATTCGATTTTAAGCCACGAATACctgatgtttaaaatgaaatccTTTTTATGATTGTAAACCCTTTATAAACCCTGCTGAATTGGTTGTGGAGTGATCCAAAATGGATTTACTACACATTGACCAGAGCCACATAAGACAGCCACCACCTCTATTCATGACTTCTAGGATAAAAGACTGCTTGTTTGTTTAGTGTCTTATTCAGCAAAGAATACGCTTTTTCATAGTGCATATAATCATTTATTATGGGCATAATAAAattgcaataatttattctgaggaaatataaaaaaatctccaaTTTCTTTTAGTTGTGCAACTGGACTTCCCTCCCTCCcaactgaaaacatttaacCTCTCGACCAAAGGCCTTCTTCAGTTCTCCTCAGGCGCTAAAACGCCTTCATATCACTTACAGCAGCTTTATAACAAGTCAAAGCTTGTTCCTGGCGGGGTCATAGCAGGATGACACCACCCTCCCATCCTGGCATGGTCATGTGGGCGCTGGTGTCCACCTCCATCGGTCACTGGGTGAAAAGGCACGGTACACCCTGAGCCGATAGATAGCACTAGGGCCAACATGTGCTCAATTAAAACCAAATGATGCAGACATTGATTAAAGTAAAAGACGAGCTTTATTGAGACAAAGACACTAAAaattcaagataaaaaaaagcagacagagAGATTCTCCAACCCTCACATTCACACTCACTCACTCATTCATTCACACACGCTGTAGTGAATCCTTCTATCCATCTGCACCTCTTCCTCTCTCATCACCAGCCAAACATGTACTCCATTGCTTTGGAAACAAAGCTGTCATCCTTCCTGGGCGTTTGTCTGTCTGCTACCACCTGAGCATGGACAGATGTAGAGAGCCGTTTAAGCTGAAGCAAACGACATCAGGTCTAAATGCAGAGAGAGGGAGGCGGAGCTCCCGAGTCACCTGGTAGTCGCTGCCGGAGCTCCTGTAGGAGGCGCTAAGCGGCCTGATGGCAGAGCGGGGGGTGGAGGGGAGAGCGGAGGAGGAAACCGAGAGGGGCGGAGAGACGGCGTCGCTGCTCCCCATCACACTCTGGAAGAGACGAGGAGATTTTACAGCCAAGTTCAACTGAAACCGACATCCAATGAGATCGCAGAGACCGACGGGGAGGCTGCTGGGTAACGCCGCGCACACACCTTGTCTATGCAGGGCTTGACTCCCACCATAATGGAGTCTCCAAACACCTTGCCGTCTTTAGACAGGGCTTTTCTGGCCTGCAGCCTGGACTGGTACTGGAGGTGCATCCAGTTACCGGGAGACGCCATCTGCCGACACATCACCAACGTATCCATCAGTTTTTTTCCTCCCGGACCCCTCGCACAGCCGAGAAAGCTGTCTCTGGGTAAAATGGATACGTGCCAGCAGTAATCGAGTGTGTCTCACCGTGTGTTTGAGGATGTTTCCATACTGAGcgaactgcagcaggatgtAGGACGCTGAGGCTGGAGGAAAACTAGAACACACACATCAGTAACTTACTAGAGAtgttggtcagagttgatggtaAGATGGAGGGATCCAGTCAATTTATAATCCAGTAATatacatttacataaaaacaaaagtcatcTCAAGGACCTTCACCAGTCAAAGTCATACCCAGAAAAATATAATCAAAGAGAATCCATTCACCCCAATCATTTAGACACATTCAGAATATATGAATCCAGTTCTATCCAAGTTCTAATACAATGAAGTCAGATTCTCTTTCTCATGGCTGGTggtaaaaactaacagaagATGATTAGATGACAGAGGCTTCAGGAGTTTGGAAGTGTAGACGTTTTTGAACATCAGCCAGGGCTTTGTGCAGGCAACTGTGCAGTTATTGGGTAAAAGAGAGAGGTGGCGTATGAATACCCGAAGACCGTGACCCAGGTCTGGTCCAGCTGGTCGTCCGATGACAGCGTCTCCCCCTGACTGTAGAACGGATCCACCTgagctggagaaaggcacccCTGCTGCATGCCTGGGCACAAGACAGGAGGACAGGAGCTTACTGCAGTTCTCTGAAGACTTTATGGCAGCCTTTACACTCCaatgtagggctgggcgataaatttGGAATGGATTCAAATTAGCTATTTATGAAGATTTGAATCTTGGAAAAtcgagattttcttttttgcaaatcCACTCTCCTGGGCTTCCCAAAAAATGTTGCACCATTTCTGTCCCGAACAGGGAAATAGTTTTGGTAACAGGATGcaatgttttatgt
This genomic interval carries:
- the nup35 gene encoding nucleoporin NUP35 isoform X1 produces the protein MELQVGSEPMTLGSPTSPKPTSGAQFLPGFLMGDLPAPATPQPRPFSLTSPIAESMSASRGGGGGSAPQPVVPTPKDKSGAPPVRSIYDDLVTMGTPLSAHKQSFPVMQSPFSARQASTPGTGMQQGCLSPAQVDPFYSQGETLSSDDQLDQTWVTVFGFPPASASYILLQFAQYGNILKHTMASPGNWMHLQYQSRLQARKALSKDGKVFGDSIMVGVKPCIDKSVMGSSDAVSPPLSVSSSALPSTPRSAIRPLSASYRSSGSDYQVVADRQTPRKDDSFVSKAMEYMFGW
- the nup35 gene encoding nucleoporin NUP35 isoform X2; the encoded protein is MELQVGSEPMTLGSPTSPKPTSGAQFLPGFLMGDLPAPATPQPRPFSLTSPIAESMSASRGGGGSAPQPVVPTPKDKSGAPPVRSIYDDLVTMGTPLSAHKQSFPVMQSPFSARQASTPGTGMQQGCLSPAQVDPFYSQGETLSSDDQLDQTWVTVFGFPPASASYILLQFAQYGNILKHTMASPGNWMHLQYQSRLQARKALSKDGKVFGDSIMVGVKPCIDKSVMGSSDAVSPPLSVSSSALPSTPRSAIRPLSASYRSSGSDYQVVADRQTPRKDDSFVSKAMEYMFGW